One segment of Tepidisphaeraceae bacterium DNA contains the following:
- a CDS encoding HNH endonuclease — MDRGKLALKVHKVAKYLAGLEGGAADLEAAEYDRKIKATKFLPDGVKNIDSDIPSTFIPYTGARSKDYKLATYASLFSDAFNLSKTLISMQTNPDWLGDLMTDATASVGNGMFSGRTWHHHEILGIMESVEDKNHADNRHTGGVSFWQILNNRKYK, encoded by the coding sequence GTGGACAGGGGAAAGCTAGCCCTCAAAGTACACAAGGTTGCGAAGTATCTTGCAGGTCTAGAGGGTGGGGCTGCGGACCTCGAAGCAGCGGAATATGATCGCAAGATCAAAGCGACAAAGTTTCTGCCGGATGGAGTAAAGAACATAGATAGCGACATTCCAAGCACCTTCATCCCTTACACCGGAGCGCGCTCCAAGGATTACAAGTTAGCCACCTATGCATCCTTATTCTCTGACGCGTTCAATTTGAGCAAGACGCTAATTTCTATGCAGACGAACCCTGACTGGCTGGGTGACCTGATGACCGACGCGACAGCGTCTGTTGGCAATGGCATGTTCAGCGGCCGAACATGGCATCACCATGAAATTCTTGGCATAATGGAGTCCGTTGAGGACAAGAATCACGCCGACAATCGTCATACAGGTGGCGTTTCGTTCTGGCAGATACTGAACA